In one window of Janthinobacterium sp. 1_2014MBL_MicDiv DNA:
- a CDS encoding fimbrial biogenesis chaperone, whose translation MKVRSASLFRPLLALLAALCCAAGGQAANLQISPVTINFRAEQSAAGINLQNLGDQPMYGQVRVFAWEQRNGEEVLAPTQELVASPPIVEVAANSRQTIRLVRAQAGPAAQEKTYRVLIDEVSREDEAGRSGVDIRLRYSVPVFVLPSGAPGKEILDWHVFRQEGEWMLRVKNSGNFHAQIGAMTLSNQAGKEFVISKGLFGYVLAQRMRVWRLPVAREAELDGPLTITVNVNAKALVAKNSTP comes from the coding sequence GTGAAGGTCCGCTCCGCCTCCTTGTTCAGGCCGCTGCTGGCGCTGCTCGCTGCGCTGTGCTGCGCCGCGGGCGGGCAGGCTGCCAACCTGCAGATCTCGCCGGTGACGATCAATTTTCGCGCCGAACAGAGTGCGGCGGGAATCAACCTGCAAAACCTCGGCGACCAGCCCATGTACGGACAGGTGCGGGTATTCGCTTGGGAGCAGCGCAATGGCGAGGAAGTGCTGGCGCCGACGCAGGAGCTGGTGGCCAGTCCGCCGATTGTCGAAGTGGCCGCGAACAGCCGGCAGACCATCCGCCTGGTGCGCGCCCAGGCCGGTCCGGCGGCGCAGGAAAAGACGTATCGCGTGCTCATCGATGAAGTCAGCCGCGAGGATGAGGCGGGCCGCAGCGGCGTCGATATCCGCCTGCGCTATTCGGTGCCCGTGTTCGTGCTGCCCAGCGGCGCGCCAGGCAAGGAAATCCTCGACTGGCACGTGTTCCGCCAGGAGGGGGAATGGATGCTGCGCGTCAAGAACAGCGGCAACTTCCACGCCCAGATCGGTGCGATGACACTGAGCAACCAGGCCGGCAAGGAATTTGTCATCAGCAAGGGATTGTTTGGCTATGTGCTGGCGCAACGCATGCGCGTCTGGCGATTGCCCGTCGCGCGGGAAGCGGAACTCGACGGGCCGCTGACTATAACGGTCAATGTGAATGCAAAGGC
- a CDS encoding substrate-binding periplasmic protein, which produces MRLRHFLFAAALGISALPALACRMTMALEQWPPYVYRDAQGRYTGLDLELLQAIFREARCTLVTLPELPTARRQLLFQQGGLDLMLAASETPERQSYARFSISYRDETVGIFSKPGNQRPIDSFAQLARGKSTLLAPKVGWYGPQYAAARPVLEKEGRLNAFGSFQQGIRMLDAGRAELLMGDVLAVRHEARLQGVALNALPFLALRAPVHLMLNTHSTSSADLARLNAAITRLEQRGTLAAIRARYEAP; this is translated from the coding sequence ATGCGCCTGCGCCATTTCCTGTTTGCGGCAGCGCTTGGCATCTCCGCCCTGCCCGCCCTGGCTTGCCGCATGACGATGGCGCTGGAGCAGTGGCCGCCATATGTGTATCGCGATGCGCAGGGCCGCTATACGGGCCTGGACCTGGAATTGCTGCAGGCCATCTTCAGGGAAGCGCGCTGCACGCTCGTCACCTTGCCGGAACTGCCGACGGCGCGGCGCCAGCTGCTGTTCCAGCAAGGCGGGCTGGACCTGATGCTGGCCGCGTCGGAAACACCGGAGCGCCAGTCGTATGCGCGCTTTTCCATTTCCTACCGCGACGAAACGGTGGGCATCTTCAGCAAGCCAGGCAACCAGCGTCCGATCGACAGCTTCGCGCAGCTCGCGCGCGGCAAGTCAACCCTGCTGGCGCCGAAGGTGGGCTGGTATGGCCCGCAGTACGCGGCGGCCAGGCCGGTGCTGGAAAAAGAGGGCCGCCTGAATGCGTTCGGCAGCTTCCAGCAAGGCATACGCATGCTCGACGCGGGCCGCGCCGAGCTGCTGATGGGCGACGTGCTGGCCGTGCGCCACGAGGCGCGCCTGCAGGGCGTCGCCCTGAACGCCCTGCCCTTCCTCGCCCTGCGCGCGCCCGTGCACCTGATGCTCAATACGCACAGCACCAGCAGCGCCGACCTGGCGCGCCTGAACGCCGCCATCACGCGCCTGGAACAGCGCGGCACGCTGGCGGCGATACGCGCCCGCTACGAGGCGCCGTAA
- a CDS encoding LysR family transcriptional regulator, whose translation MQDLNDLYYFVQVVDHGGFAPAGRALGMPKSRLSRRIALLEERLGVRLLQRTTRHFSVTDVGQSFYEHCKAMLVEAEAAQEAIELTRAAPRGTVRLSCPIALLHTLVGPMLASFMRDHPQVTLLLEASNRRVDLVAEGIDVAIRVRPPPLPDSDLVLRVLAERSQCMVGSPLLFAGASMPTAPADLADWPSLAMGTPQQHYQWDLHGPHGARAQLRHTPRFVTGDMLTLRDAAVAGVGVVQLPTMMIGEQIANGSLLPLMEQWRPQREIIHAVFPSRRGLLPAVRTLIDYLAHSFAALGEE comes from the coding sequence ATGCAGGATCTGAATGACTTGTATTACTTTGTGCAGGTGGTCGACCATGGCGGCTTCGCGCCGGCCGGGCGCGCGCTGGGCATGCCGAAATCCAGGCTGAGCCGGCGCATCGCGCTGCTGGAAGAGCGCCTTGGCGTGCGCCTGCTGCAGCGCACGACGCGGCATTTTTCCGTCACCGACGTGGGCCAGTCGTTTTACGAGCATTGCAAGGCGATGCTGGTGGAAGCGGAAGCGGCGCAGGAGGCGATCGAACTGACGCGGGCCGCGCCGCGCGGCACGGTGCGCCTGTCCTGCCCCATCGCCCTGCTGCATACCCTCGTGGGCCCGATGCTGGCCAGCTTCATGCGCGACCATCCGCAAGTGACCTTGCTGCTCGAAGCGAGCAACCGCCGCGTCGACCTGGTGGCCGAAGGCATCGACGTGGCCATCCGCGTGCGCCCGCCGCCGCTGCCCGACAGCGACCTGGTGCTGCGCGTGCTGGCCGAGCGCAGCCAGTGCATGGTCGGCAGCCCGCTGCTGTTCGCCGGCGCCTCCATGCCGACGGCGCCGGCCGACCTGGCCGACTGGCCCAGCCTGGCCATGGGCACGCCGCAGCAGCATTACCAGTGGGACCTGCATGGACCGCATGGCGCGCGCGCCCAGCTGCGCCACACGCCGCGCTTCGTCACGGGCGACATGCTGACCCTGCGCGACGCGGCCGTGGCCGGCGTGGGCGTGGTGCAGCTGCCGACCATGATGATAGGCGAACAGATCGCCAATGGCAGCCTGCTGCCGCTGATGGAGCAATGGCGGCCGCAGCGCGAAATCATCCATGCGGTTTTCCCGTCGCGGCGCGGCCTGCTGCCGGCCGTGCGCACGCTGATCGACTACCTGGCGCACAGCTTCGCCGCCCTCGGGGAAGAGTGA
- a CDS encoding metallophosphoesterase family protein: protein MRLLILSDLHHELWRDEAPQPDLALSRPDVVILAGDIDTGSRAIAWATTTFAGLPVLYVHGNHEGYGHHLDKVRQELRAAAAATGNVHFLDCGTHVVEDQAGNKVRFLGATLWTDFRLLGDDTRQAAMRDAEAAMNDYRRIRLANMGFRKLRAADTAMFHAQQKAWLARELAQPFDGRTVVISHMAPSLLSVDDAYGSEAYSPAYASRLDALAAQADLWVHGHIHVSRDYRIGNCRVVCNPCGYKTRSGTPQNPRFDANFIVELAAR from the coding sequence ATGCGTTTATTGATACTGTCGGACCTGCATCACGAATTGTGGCGCGACGAAGCGCCACAGCCAGACCTTGCGCTCAGCCGCCCCGACGTCGTGATCCTGGCCGGCGATATCGACACGGGCAGCCGCGCCATCGCCTGGGCAACCACCACGTTTGCCGGCCTGCCCGTGCTGTACGTGCATGGCAACCATGAAGGCTATGGCCACCACCTCGACAAGGTGCGCCAGGAACTGCGCGCGGCCGCGGCCGCCACCGGCAACGTGCACTTCCTCGACTGCGGCACGCACGTCGTCGAAGACCAGGCCGGCAACAAGGTGCGCTTCCTCGGAGCCACCCTGTGGACGGATTTCCGCCTGCTGGGCGACGACACGCGCCAGGCCGCCATGCGCGACGCGGAAGCGGCCATGAACGACTACCGGCGCATCCGCCTGGCGAACATGGGTTTTCGCAAGCTGCGCGCGGCCGACACGGCCATGTTCCACGCGCAGCAAAAGGCGTGGCTGGCGCGCGAGCTGGCGCAGCCGTTCGATGGCCGCACGGTCGTCATCAGCCACATGGCGCCGTCGCTGCTCTCGGTCGATGACGCGTATGGCAGCGAAGCATACTCGCCCGCGTATGCGTCGCGCCTGGACGCGCTGGCCGCACAGGCCGACCTGTGGGTGCATGGCCATATCCACGTCTCGCGCGACTACCGTATCGGCAACTGCCGCGTCGTCTGCAACCCGTGCGGCTACAAGACGCGCAGCGGCACGCCGCAAAATCCCCGCTTCGACGCGAATTTCATCGTCGAGCTGGCCGCACGCTAA
- the pnuC gene encoding nicotinamide riboside transporter PnuC has product MTPPLEIAANALMTVSIILAGRNNIHSWWVGIVGCVLFTALFYQVNLYADVMLQLFFIVTCVIGWLQWRRGAGGKPLPITRTGWRSLAWIVPAGIASVAIYGLLLHRFTNAYAPFIDSAVLVFSIIAQFLLMSRRIETWAFWLLVNTVAVPLYYSRGLHLTAVLYAAYWVNALISWYWWGVQARRAAAAPAALADA; this is encoded by the coding sequence TTGACTCCCCCGCTCGAGATCGCCGCCAACGCGCTGATGACCGTCTCCATCATCCTGGCCGGACGCAACAACATTCATTCCTGGTGGGTCGGCATCGTCGGCTGCGTCCTGTTTACCGCGCTGTTTTACCAGGTCAACCTGTACGCCGACGTGATGCTGCAACTGTTTTTCATCGTCACCTGCGTCATCGGCTGGCTGCAATGGCGGCGCGGCGCGGGCGGCAAGCCGTTGCCGATCACGCGCACGGGCTGGCGCAGCCTGGCCTGGATCGTGCCGGCCGGCATTGCCTCCGTGGCGATCTACGGCCTGTTGCTGCACCGCTTCACGAATGCGTACGCGCCGTTCATCGATTCGGCCGTGCTGGTGTTCAGCATCATTGCGCAATTCCTGCTGATGAGCCGGCGCATCGAAACCTGGGCCTTCTGGCTGCTCGTCAACACCGTGGCCGTGCCGCTCTATTACAGCCGCGGCCTGCACCTGACGGCCGTGCTGTACGCCGCCTACTGGGTCAATGCGCTGATTTCCTGGTACTGGTGGGGCGTGCAGGCCCGCCGCGCGGCGGCCGCACCGGCAGCGCTGGCCGACGCCTGA
- a CDS encoding isochorismatase family protein: MSTPANFQGLPPMIDPDDAVMLLIDHQSGLFQLVRDIEQHVLRGHVTALAKLSRLANMPTFTTASVPDGPNGPLIPEIHHFNPEAVYIPRTGQINAWDNPAWVDAIEKTGRKTLLIAGTLTSVCMAFPTISALAAGYKVFAIIDASGNWSKMATDITMARVTQAGAVPIDTYAVLAEVMSTWNRADAMEFAAIMTDHIVPPYRALIESYDKAQGVQKNGRETKLEILEGASQG; the protein is encoded by the coding sequence ATGAGCACCCCCGCCAACTTCCAAGGCTTGCCACCGATGATCGATCCCGACGACGCCGTCATGCTGCTGATCGACCACCAGAGCGGCTTGTTCCAGCTGGTGCGCGACATCGAGCAGCACGTGCTGCGCGGTCACGTCACGGCGCTGGCCAAGCTGTCGCGCCTGGCCAACATGCCGACCTTCACCACGGCTTCCGTGCCCGATGGCCCGAATGGCCCGCTGATCCCGGAAATCCACCATTTCAACCCGGAAGCCGTCTACATCCCGCGCACGGGCCAGATCAATGCCTGGGACAATCCGGCCTGGGTCGACGCCATCGAAAAGACGGGCCGCAAGACCCTGCTCATCGCCGGCACGCTCACCAGCGTGTGCATGGCCTTCCCCACCATCAGCGCGCTGGCGGCCGGCTACAAGGTGTTTGCCATCATCGACGCCTCGGGCAACTGGTCGAAAATGGCCACCGACATCACCATGGCGCGCGTGACGCAGGCCGGCGCCGTGCCGATCGACACGTATGCCGTGCTGGCAGAAGTGATGAGCACGTGGAACCGCGCCGATGCGATGGAGTTCGCCGCCATCATGACCGACCATATCGTGCCGCCATACCGCGCGCTGATCGAAAGCTACGACAAGGCGCAGGGCGTGCAAAAGAATGGCCGCGAGACGAAGCTGGAGATACTGGAAGGGGCAAGCCAGGGCTGA
- a CDS encoding pirin family protein, with the protein MNKITGIYSAPRQHWVGDGFPVRSMFSYSGHGKQLSPFLLLDYAGPAEFAPGTRPPGVGSHPHRGFETVTIVYKGEVAHRDSTGQGGVIGPGDVQWMTAGAGILHEEFHSPAFTQSGGTLEMVQLWVNLPASNKMTAPGYQAITSDTIPTVALPGGAGSVRVIAGEFDGQHGPARTFSPMQVWDMRLAQGKLTELPVTPGWSTALIVLHGTVLVNGESVLREAQMALFERDGDSIAIEANNDAVVLLLSGEPIDEPIVGHGPFVMNTEAEIVQAFEDFNSGRFARIGQ; encoded by the coding sequence ATGAACAAAATCACAGGTATCTACAGCGCACCCCGCCAGCACTGGGTCGGCGACGGTTTTCCCGTGCGCTCGATGTTTTCGTACAGCGGCCATGGCAAGCAGCTGAGCCCCTTCCTGCTGCTCGACTATGCCGGTCCCGCCGAATTTGCCCCCGGCACCCGTCCGCCCGGCGTCGGCTCGCATCCGCACCGCGGCTTTGAAACGGTCACCATCGTCTACAAGGGCGAGGTGGCGCACCGCGATTCGACGGGCCAGGGTGGCGTGATCGGTCCCGGCGACGTGCAATGGATGACGGCCGGCGCCGGCATCCTGCATGAAGAGTTTCACTCGCCCGCCTTCACGCAGTCGGGCGGCACCCTGGAAATGGTGCAGCTGTGGGTGAACCTGCCGGCCAGCAACAAGATGACGGCGCCCGGCTACCAGGCCATCACCAGCGACACGATTCCGACGGTGGCGCTGCCCGGCGGCGCAGGTTCGGTGCGCGTGATCGCCGGCGAGTTCGACGGCCAGCATGGCCCGGCCCGCACGTTCTCGCCGATGCAGGTGTGGGACATGCGCCTGGCCCAGGGCAAGCTGACGGAGCTGCCTGTCACGCCAGGCTGGAGCACGGCGCTGATCGTCCTGCACGGCACGGTGCTGGTCAACGGCGAGAGCGTGCTGCGCGAAGCGCAGATGGCGCTGTTCGAGCGCGATGGCGACAGCATCGCCATCGAGGCGAACAACGACGCCGTGGTACTGCTGCTGAGCGGCGAGCCCATCGACGAACCCATCGTCGGCCATGGCCCGTTCGTGATGAATACCGAGGCGGAAATCGTGCAGGCGTTCGAGGATTTCAACAGCGGCCGCTTTGCCCGCATCGGGCAGTAA
- a CDS encoding Csu type fimbrial protein translates to MLRATFPRLIAVASVAIAGTAFLPGSADAAVYLNGSNNTTFDVTLKIIANCTISAANLDFGQSQGVLATAVNVNTTVNVTCTNTTPYNVGLTAGSGTGSTGTTRYMSGTGGNLGKVQFNLYQTAGATLWGDTQGTDTVGGTGTGSSQPITVYGNIPPQATPAPDTYKSTITATVYF, encoded by the coding sequence ATGTTGCGAGCTACTTTCCCCCGCTTGATCGCTGTCGCCAGCGTCGCCATCGCCGGTACGGCATTTCTGCCTGGCTCGGCGGATGCGGCCGTGTATTTGAACGGCAGCAATAACACGACCTTTGACGTCACCCTGAAAATCATCGCCAATTGCACCATTTCGGCGGCCAATCTCGACTTTGGCCAAAGTCAGGGCGTACTGGCTACTGCCGTTAACGTCAATACGACCGTGAATGTCACCTGCACCAATACCACGCCCTACAACGTGGGCCTGACCGCCGGTTCCGGCACGGGGTCGACCGGCACCACGCGCTACATGAGCGGCACCGGCGGCAACCTCGGCAAGGTGCAGTTCAACCTGTACCAGACGGCGGGGGCCACCTTGTGGGGCGACACGCAGGGCACCGATACCGTGGGCGGCACGGGCACGGGTTCTTCCCAGCCCATCACCGTGTACGGCAACATTCCGCCACAGGCGACACCGGCGCCCGATACCTACAAGTCGACCATCACCGCCACCGTGTACTTTTAA
- the bla gene encoding subclass B3 metallo-beta-lactamase, translated as MQPFSLPTTLLGIALASMALLPAAQAATPALDPLTQPIASPYAEQWNRPQQPARIHGDTYYVGVGGLSVVLIHTQEGLILIDGALPQSVEAIKEHILELGFRVEDIKFILNTEAHFDHSGGIAALARDSGAQVVASPLGAQALRAGKVIDSDPQAGEIDPMPAVENVREIADGEILQLGEVGVMARYTPGHTPGSTSWTWVSCEDAEREECLSVVFGASLTPVAADDFHYLADARHADLTPAFRRVMQDFAKLPCDILISAHPDHSGADEKLRRLLVGITPNPFIDTQACSKYAASNEAKLDARIAKEKAKASESAPK; from the coding sequence ATGCAGCCTTTTTCCCTTCCCACTACCTTACTCGGCATCGCGCTGGCAAGCATGGCGCTGCTGCCGGCGGCGCAGGCCGCCACGCCCGCCCTCGACCCTCTGACGCAGCCCATCGCCTCGCCGTATGCGGAGCAGTGGAACCGCCCGCAGCAGCCGGCGCGCATCCATGGCGACACCTATTACGTGGGCGTGGGCGGCTTGAGCGTGGTGCTGATCCATACGCAGGAGGGCCTGATCCTGATCGATGGCGCGCTGCCGCAGTCGGTGGAGGCCATCAAGGAGCATATCCTCGAGCTGGGATTCCGCGTGGAGGACATCAAATTCATCCTGAATACGGAGGCGCATTTCGACCATTCGGGCGGCATCGCCGCGCTGGCCCGCGACAGCGGCGCGCAAGTCGTCGCCAGTCCGCTCGGCGCACAGGCGCTGCGCGCGGGGAAGGTGATAGACAGCGATCCGCAGGCGGGAGAAATCGACCCCATGCCGGCCGTGGAGAACGTGCGTGAAATCGCCGACGGCGAGATTTTGCAGCTCGGTGAAGTCGGCGTGATGGCGCGCTACACGCCTGGGCATACGCCGGGCAGCACCAGCTGGACGTGGGTTTCCTGCGAGGATGCGGAGCGCGAGGAATGCCTGAGCGTGGTGTTCGGCGCCAGCCTCACGCCGGTGGCCGCTGACGATTTTCACTATCTGGCTGACGCGCGCCATGCGGACCTGACGCCGGCCTTTCGCCGCGTCATGCAGGACTTCGCCAAACTGCCGTGCGACATCCTGATTTCGGCCCATCCCGACCACTCCGGCGCCGATGAAAAACTCAGGCGCTTGCTGGTAGGCATCACGCCGAACCCCTTCATCGATACGCAAGCGTGCAGCAAGTATGCGGCCAGCAACGAGGCCAAGCTCGATGCGCGCATCGCAAAGGAAAAAGCAAAGGCCAGCGAGTCCGCGCCAAAATAA
- a CDS encoding TonB-dependent receptor, translating to MFKPLAISLAIAAAFPAFAHAEEEMVRVNVTGSNIRVSEKEGASAVQVITAKELKASGKTSVSDVLRAISANSGNSYNEQYTGSFSAGTSGLSLRGIGQKNTLILVNGKRVASYATAQNLQETFVDLNSLPMAAVQRIEVLKDGASSVYGSDAVAGVVNIILYKEFTGTDITAQWGGSTEGTGQHEKSAALQTGFGKLEEDGYSLVFSIDAQQRDKLQQSDVAWMRDADFRQQQRGSLGWAITNYAGTDPTRTLGGVRGPLQLVNYGDITPGKTGQVLAYNPSPYKTLIPGIQRVHTAARATVKLNADTEAYVDLLHSYSRADQTFSAPLTVNNATRVWNNATQALDTIPVVLPVGHPNNPGATPLPFTATLFDLGPRLKQDKVTFYRALAGVKGTLAGWDWDAAVGHSSSKLEETVQNFVNRYEFQKVLADGSYNFFDQSQNSEAVRNRLRLSTLRPAESTLDTVDFSAAKDLWQLPAGPLGFAAGAQWRREKMDSQTSTAVLSGTELRPAINIINGSRNVSALFAEFNVPVVKDVSVNLAGRADHYSDFGNAFSPKASARYQAAPWLLLRGTVSRGFRAPSLPEITQSTAVSYVSVLDPRDPITPTQTRGVTAITIANTALRPERSNNLNLGVVVSPTSSSSIGLDYYRIKQDGVIGTESATTTIANEATAPQKITRDADGRITTLYRQYRNQGQREVSGIDLDLRQRFVDKDWGKLTLAGQLSRVLRFAEPLSDGAPLTDGAGTNYFGSIPKWRGVTSATWEQGKWSSTLTWNYVGSYAQNTHLDESVAAFSTFDVTTSWQVTPAANVTFIVQNLANKRAPWDYSASGFDYTQADPRGRFASLKLNYKF from the coding sequence ATGTTCAAACCACTCGCCATCAGTCTTGCCATCGCCGCTGCCTTTCCCGCCTTCGCCCACGCCGAGGAGGAGATGGTGCGCGTCAACGTCACCGGGTCGAATATCCGCGTCAGCGAAAAGGAGGGCGCCAGCGCCGTGCAGGTCATCACCGCCAAGGAGTTGAAAGCCAGCGGCAAGACCAGCGTCTCGGACGTGCTGCGTGCGATCTCCGCCAACAGCGGCAACAGCTACAACGAGCAGTACACGGGCAGTTTTTCGGCCGGCACTTCGGGCCTGTCGCTGCGCGGCATCGGCCAGAAAAACACCCTGATCCTCGTCAATGGCAAGCGCGTGGCCAGCTATGCGACGGCGCAGAACCTGCAGGAAACCTTTGTCGACCTGAACAGCCTGCCGATGGCGGCCGTGCAGCGCATCGAGGTGCTCAAGGATGGCGCCTCGTCCGTCTACGGCTCCGACGCGGTGGCCGGCGTGGTCAACATCATCCTGTACAAGGAATTCACGGGCACGGACATCACGGCGCAGTGGGGCGGCTCGACCGAAGGCACGGGCCAGCACGAAAAGAGCGCGGCGCTGCAGACGGGCTTTGGCAAGCTCGAGGAAGATGGCTACAGCCTGGTCTTCTCGATCGATGCGCAGCAACGCGACAAGCTGCAGCAAAGCGACGTGGCGTGGATGCGCGATGCGGATTTCCGCCAGCAGCAGCGGGGCAGCCTGGGCTGGGCCATCACCAATTACGCGGGCACGGATCCGACGCGGACACTGGGCGGCGTGCGCGGACCGCTGCAACTGGTCAATTATGGCGACATCACGCCCGGCAAGACGGGCCAGGTGCTGGCCTACAACCCGTCGCCGTACAAGACCCTGATTCCCGGCATCCAGCGCGTGCATACGGCCGCGCGCGCCACCGTCAAGCTGAACGCGGACACGGAAGCATATGTCGACTTGCTGCACAGCTACTCGCGCGCCGACCAGACCTTCAGCGCGCCGCTGACCGTCAACAATGCCACGCGCGTGTGGAACAACGCCACGCAGGCGCTCGACACGATTCCCGTCGTGCTGCCCGTGGGCCATCCGAACAATCCGGGCGCGACGCCGTTGCCGTTCACGGCCACCCTGTTCGACCTGGGGCCGCGCCTGAAGCAGGACAAGGTCACGTTCTACCGCGCGCTGGCCGGCGTCAAGGGCACCTTGGCGGGCTGGGACTGGGATGCGGCCGTGGGCCACTCGAGCAGCAAGCTGGAAGAGACGGTGCAGAACTTCGTCAACCGCTATGAATTCCAGAAGGTGCTGGCCGACGGCAGCTACAATTTCTTCGACCAGTCGCAAAACAGCGAAGCCGTGCGCAACCGCCTGCGCCTGTCGACCCTGCGTCCGGCCGAATCGACGCTCGACACGGTCGACTTTTCGGCGGCGAAAGACCTGTGGCAATTGCCGGCCGGCCCGCTGGGCTTTGCCGCCGGCGCCCAGTGGCGCCGCGAAAAGATGGATTCGCAAACCTCGACGGCCGTGCTGTCGGGCACGGAACTGCGCCCGGCCATCAACATCATCAATGGCTCGCGCAATGTGTCGGCCCTGTTTGCCGAATTTAACGTCCCCGTCGTGAAAGACGTCTCCGTCAACCTGGCCGGCCGCGCCGACCATTACAGCGACTTTGGCAATGCGTTCTCGCCGAAGGCCAGCGCGCGCTACCAGGCGGCGCCGTGGCTGCTGCTGCGCGGCACCGTGTCGCGCGGTTTCCGCGCGCCGTCGCTGCCGGAAATCACGCAAAGCACGGCCGTCAGCTATGTCAGCGTGCTCGATCCGCGCGACCCGATCACGCCGACGCAGACGCGCGGCGTGACGGCCATCACCATCGCCAATACGGCGCTGCGGCCCGAGCGTTCGAACAACCTGAACCTGGGCGTGGTGGTCTCGCCCACCAGCAGCTCGAGCATCGGCCTCGATTACTACCGCATCAAGCAGGATGGCGTGATCGGCACGGAAAGCGCCACCACCACCATCGCCAACGAGGCGACGGCGCCGCAAAAAATCACGCGCGACGCCGACGGCCGCATCACCACGCTGTACCGCCAGTACCGCAACCAGGGCCAGCGCGAAGTGTCCGGCATCGACCTGGACCTGCGCCAGCGCTTCGTCGACAAGGACTGGGGCAAGCTGACCCTGGCCGGCCAGCTGAGCCGCGTGCTGCGCTTTGCCGAGCCGCTGTCCGATGGCGCGCCGCTGACGGATGGCGCCGGCACCAATTATTTCGGCTCGATCCCGAAATGGCGCGGCGTCACCTCGGCCACCTGGGAGCAGGGCAAATGGTCGTCGACCCTGACGTGGAACTATGTGGGCAGCTATGCGCAAAACACGCATCTCGATGAATCGGTGGCCGCCTTCAGCACGTTCGACGTGACCACCAGCTGGCAAGTCACGCCGGCCGCAAACGTCACCTTCATCGTGCAGAACCTGGCCAACAAGCGCGCGCCGTGGGATTACTCGGCGTCGGGCTTCGACTATACCCAGGCCGACCCGCGCGGCCGCTTCGCGTCCCTCAAGCTGAACTACAAGTTCTGA
- a CDS encoding response regulator transcription factor encodes MPLTSETIKKNILIVDDSAFEQRMLMELLSEQPYRFSIAFNGYQGYQLALATRPDLILLDVRMPEMDGYTACRLLKANPDTEQIPVIFLSGADAAKERIMGLQVGGVDYISKPFTPEELAARIHIHLGLMRKSNSTPPAVTPIGERQQHPDLVFVNAVKQLILDNLGSLPNLSEIARSVGTYREKLTLMFREQTGMTVFAFIREARIARGVELLQQTDIDVQDIALLIGFHNAGNFATAFRERMGVTPSAYRQRLQEQTGQRQVSNGH; translated from the coding sequence ATGCCATTGACCAGCGAAACCATCAAAAAAAACATCTTGATCGTGGACGATTCCGCGTTCGAGCAGCGCATGCTGATGGAGCTGCTCAGCGAGCAACCGTACCGTTTCAGCATCGCCTTCAACGGCTACCAGGGCTACCAGCTGGCGCTGGCCACGCGTCCCGACCTGATCCTGCTCGACGTGCGCATGCCGGAAATGGATGGCTACACGGCATGCCGTTTGCTCAAGGCCAATCCCGATACCGAGCAGATCCCCGTGATCTTTCTCAGCGGAGCAGATGCCGCGAAAGAACGCATCATGGGCTTGCAAGTGGGGGGGGTCGATTACATTTCGAAGCCATTTACGCCGGAAGAGCTGGCCGCGCGCATCCATATCCACCTGGGATTGATGCGTAAAAGCAACAGTACGCCGCCCGCCGTCACGCCGATCGGCGAGCGCCAGCAGCATCCGGACCTGGTGTTCGTCAATGCCGTCAAACAATTAATACTCGATAACCTGGGCAGCCTGCCCAACCTGTCCGAGATCGCCCGCAGCGTGGGCACCTACCGCGAAAAGCTGACCCTGATGTTCCGCGAGCAGACGGGCATGACGGTATTTGCCTTCATCCGCGAAGCGCGCATCGCGCGCGGCGTGGAATTGCTGCAGCAGACCGACATCGACGTGCAGGATATCGCCCTGCTGATCGGCTTTCACAATGCGGGCAACTTCGCCACGGCCTTTCGCGAACGCATGGGCGTCACGCCCAGTGCCTACCGCCAGCGCCTGCAGGAGCAGACGGGCCAGCGGCAGGTATCGAACGGACACTAA